The nucleotide window AGAAGACCTCACTCAGCTTAGAAACAGTTCTTACAGCATAGGAAGACTGCAATAAGCTTAGAAACAGTTCTAACAGCCTAGAAAGACCTCACTCAGCTTAAAAACAGTTCTGACAGCTTAAAATGACCTCAGTCAGCTACGAAACAGTTCTGAAAGCTTAAGAAGACCTTAATCATCTTAGAAACAGTACTGAAAGCTTAAGAAGACCTCAGTCAGCTTAGAAACAGTTCTGACAGCTTAAGAGGACCTCAGTCAGCTTAGAAACAGATCTGAAAGCTTAAGAAGACCTCAATCAGCGTAGAAACAGTTCTGACAGCTTAAGAAGACATCAGTCAGCTTAGAAGCAGTTCTGTTAGCATAAGAAGACCTCAGTCAGCTTAGAAACAGTTCTGACAGCTTAAGAAGACATCAGTCAGCTTAGAAGCAGGTCTGTTAGCTTAAGAAGACCTCAGTCAGCTTAGAAACAGTTCTGACAGCTTAAGAGGACCCCAGTCAGTTTAGAAACAGATCTGAAAATATCTAAAGGGAAATGATTAGCAGCACATAGTTTCAATAACCCCATATACCTTATTCAATGGAGTGAGTCATTGTCCTCTTCCACCCAAGGGCTCATCATGTTTAAAGTGAATGGAATATCTCTTGGAATAGCTCTCATGGACCTTGGATTCCACCCAATCCTTCTTGTGTCTTGAAGGTTCGCGAAGCCTGTATTAAACGTGTGAAATTGTGGATTTGCAGATTATATTGCAGTGATTGGTGATAGGGAGGAGACTGATTGGAGGtattaaagagaaaataaagaatGCTGGATATAAGAAGAAGACTTAATATATAGTAgcccacataaggaaaattaaaagattatgtgtacatgttgaaatgaaaatttcaataaGAAATATCCTGCCCTGCCTTATGTAAAGTGGTTATAACATCTTTTATTCGTATTTtattaaaatcagttttttggTCGTAGCCtcttaataattgaaatattgcACTTTTTTTGGAAGTTTTGTTAAAAAGTTATATGTTCTGAACCTGACCCCACTTTAAAAATCCTCCCCCACCGCTGCATCACAATTTTtgagaaaaacaaacaaactatgGAATCCATCAAAGAGAGACTCAATTAGGGTAGGAACACTCTATCGAGTATGTACCTTCGTAGCTCAGTGGCAAGGGAGTAATTATGCCACTTTtgtattacttttcttttattttcttgaataCATGTGTACATGTAAAAATGAAAACTTGAATAAGAAATATTCCAATAAATCTTACATACAACATTGGAAGAGAGTAATAAGGCAATTTTTTtactatctttcttttttttatcctggATAATCCTGTAAATTCCCGAGTTTCAAAGATGAACCTATTGCAGAACTGTTTTTCAAGGTCAGGAACAGTAATATTTTCGAGACAATTTTCAGATCAATACGCTAATCATTGTGCTACTCTTCCCCCTAACATACCTTTGAACTAATCAAACTACAAAAATATAATTGGATTATTATGATTCATTACTTGATCCATTAAGACCAAAGCTCCCTAAGTCACGAGTCTCATCGAAGATAAGGTATTAATCACGAAATACTGTAAGTTTGAATAACCAATCTTAAGGAACCCCGTAATCTTTCCTTCACTTAGACTCTAAGTGAAGGAGAGATTACGTTTTGTTAATTGAGATTTGATATTACTTGCATCATGGGTTCCTTAAGATTGGTGGATGCTTGGGTCCGCTAGGCCAACGCAGAAATCTCACACTGTCTGTTGTGCGCATGCGCTATCACTCCCGTGGTGCTGGCACGCTCCTTGGCGCCAGTATCCCACTGGACTGGACAGAGGAAAGAAAAGTGCGTGTTCTCATGGTATATTGGTTTTTCGTATATTTCGCTAAGTttttgagataaaatatttttacactAATTATACATGTACACTTTACATTTATATTGTCATATGACCGTAGTGGCCTTGACGGGCATGGGTTGAGGCCTGCATGGGTGGTGTAGGGTTGATACCTACACCACCCATGCAGGCCTCAGTGCACCACGAGTGCACCACAGCAAGTCATGGACGTTGCGGTCAAAGTGATCAACTTCATTCGTGCGAAGGCCAAAAATCATCGGCTCTTCCAACTTCTGGCCAACGAAATGGGAGCGCAAAATGTGGGACTTCTGTTTTACACCAAAGTTCGTTGGCTATCGAGGGGGAAAAGCCTCTCTCGGTTGTATGAACTCCGGTTGGAGACAGAAATTTTCCTGCGAGAGAACGAAAATAACCTCCATGTCCACTTCGACAATGAAGAGTTCGTCATGATGCTCGCCTACCTGGCCGATATATTCGGCCGACTCAACGAAATGAACCAGTCTTTGCAAGGCCATGATGTGACAGTCAGTGACGTTCAAGACAAGCTTGCCGGACTGTCTGCTCGAATGGGAGTCTGGCAGGCACGAATCGAGGCCGGATCCACAGCCTCGTTTCCTTTCTTGGACGAGCATCTGCAGACGCAGAGGATTGAACTTCCCATCGGCATCAAAGATTGCATCATTGGACATCTCGACATTCTCTCCGCTGAGTTCAAATCTTATTTCGACGATGCTCCATTGGATGTTCCATGGCACAGAGACCCATTCAACACCGAAATTGAACCTACTGAAGACGAAGCAGAGGAGCTCGCAGAGTTGAAGGTCTCAAAAGCAATGAAGCTGGCCTTCAGTAACAGAGAAGACCTCTCCAGCTTCTGGTTGTCTGTTCAGGATGCATATCCACTACTCAGCAAGAAGGCATCCGAAATGCACGTTCAATTCGCCACAATATACCTTTGCGAATCTGGATTTTCTGACCTGGCGACCATTAAAATGAAGTCCAGAAACCGTCTTGATGTTGGGAACGATGTTCGCCTTGCTTTGTCCAAGACGGAGCCGGACATAAGAGGCCACGTCACACGAGCCCAACAGCAAGTGTCTCATTGATTATATTGTTCAGCAAaaatttttactttgatttataattttagtgactgaataaacaacataaaacaaaatctgcattttttttttattgaagggcaCGGGGCCACGAGTGTTAGCCACTCGGTGAGGGGGGCCATGGGATATCAAAGGTTGAGAAACGCTGACTTAGAGAGAAGCTTACACTTCATGGAAATAGCTTGTTTTCCTTTTAagcttgttttctttttttggtgaAAATATGAAATTGCAATTTTATGAACATGGGAAACAAGCAGTATGTAAATTTCagagtttgtggtggcctattggaaacgtcactgtctGACGATCTTCTGGACTGGAGTTCCAGACCAGCTGatgcttgatagtttcttataatgtccgcaacacacacacacacacacacacatatatatatatatatatatatatatatatatacatatatatatatatatatatatatatatatatatatatatatatatatatatatatatatatatatatatatatatatatatatatatatatatatagatatatatacatatatgtatatatgtatatatatctatatatatatatatatatatatatatatatacacatacatacatacatacataaacaactcCGGTAAACAGGTAAACATGCAGGCCACCATGCATCTCACACGCCAAGTTCCTAGTATGACGTCACAGCTGGCTGAGTAAATTTGGCTACGGCGTGCCAATTATAAAGAATTGCAGCTGGTGCATGTGGCTGCTGAGACCGTGGGCAATGGGTGGGTCTTGCATAACTCACCAAACCCGACATTTTGACATATGATAAAACCTGATTGCTGATAATACCGCACGACGcctttaaaggctctggagcctacagtcgACATATATTtaagttccaatagtttgaagccatctgtaactattctcctgTCGACAGGCTTTGTTGGAtgcgcaatatgtagtaattcaCTTAGGTATTTTGGACTACCGGttatgataacttggtgggttattgtacatattttaaatttgattttcgcttttatcggcagccagtgtaaaccaattagtataggggtgattctttctctaagtgggacaccttttatcagtcttgctcctctgtttattatgtttttaatttcttaagttgcacttttggtaaattgtaatagatggagttgcagtaggcAATCCAGGTAATAACACGGTTTATCACAATTCTCgttcaggtacttctttataaacgcaatatttcttaaatgataacaagcagtttttattacattatttatttgggcattgagagacaggttacagtcaagaaatacacctagatctcgaactttactagatatcgggactgaGTTATTATTGATttccatttgaatatcacccaagtttctcacgctgtttctcttacccagaACCATGaattcatttttttctcatttaattttaattatttaaatatcatccattctctaacattatcaaggattcggtttagaatttcagtagtgtcatctatatcatttatgaagaagtaaaattgtgaGTCATACGTTTGAACTCCACACCATGCCTttatagtatttttgatagaccaatagtatacatgcagaataagattgggccaagtacactcccctgggatacCCCTCTTTTTAAGggctcatatgatgaataagtttccaatttttacacagtaatttctaccaactaaataGTCTTTTAGggattcgaaagcttgatcttcaacgccgatggactgtaGTCCATTTAGTAGCAGTTTACCcccaactgtatcaaaagcagtactgagatcgagcaatgttaccttttattttgaggtccCAAACTTTTATGATTAAAGGTTCTTTTACCTCTAATTTATAGGTGTCAtaattctagcattaggggttATTTGCATTCTTATTTctaagtgccatacttttagcattaagaggttctttgacctcttatttagaggtgccatacttctagcattagaggttctttgacctctaatttcgGGGTGCCAAACTtgtagcattaaaggttctttgacctcttattttgaagtgccatacttctaaccTTTTGggttctttgacccctatttttatGTGCCATGCTTCTAGGATTAtgggttctttgacctttatttcgaAATGtcgtacttctagcattagaggttctttgtcctCTTATTTCGAggtaccatacttttagcattagtggttttttacctctatttttaggtaccatacttctagcattgggggttctttgacctctatttctatgtGCCATAATTCTagaattaggggttctttgacctcttattttgaggtgccatatttctagcattggaggttcttagacttcttatttcgaggtgccttacttctagcattagaggttatttgacctcttatttaaaggtgtcatacttctagcattagaggtttcttgacctcttatttcgaggtgatatacttctagcattagacttttttcttttgacctcttcTTCCAAGGTGTCATACTTCTTCCATtaagggttctttgacctcttatttcgatatgccctacttctagtattaggggttctttgacctcttattatgaGGTACCATACTTCAGGCATTAGGGATTCTTTGCCCTTTTATTTCGAAGTgccatacttttaacattagaagttctttgacctcttatctCTAGGTGTCAtatttgtagcattagaggttctttaacctattattttgaggtgccttgcttctagcattagaggttttttggccccttattttgaggtgccttacttctagcattagaggttctttggctttttatttcgaggtgtcacacttttagcattagaggtattttgacctcttattttgaggtaccatatttatagcattagatgttccttgacctctaatttctatgtgccatacttctagcttGTGGGGTTCTTTGATCTCTCATTTCAAGGTGCCTTCcattattagaggttctttgacctcttattttgtggttccatacttctagtattagacgttctttgacctcttatttcgaggtgatatacttctagtattagtggttctttgacctcttattttgaggcgatatacttctatcattagagattctttgacctctatttcaggGTGCCatgtttctagcattagaggttctttgaccgcTATTTTAAGTGCCTTACctttaacattaaaagctctttggcCAAAGTTTTTAGCTGCCTTACTTCTATCATTAGAAACTATTTGACCTTTTTGTTTAAAGGCTTTTCGTCGttgttctcttctgtcttttatatttctagttttttccttagttcgtcaggtTCCTTCGAGATTTCGAGAGAGATTTCATTGCCGTGtcttcagttcgtcagattcctcagagaaatcgatggtatTCATGTCTTGACCCATCAGAGCGATGGTTAGAGACAAGTATGCCGTCGACTTCTCTGCATACACGCCATCATGTCAAAGGAAACGACGAGCAACAaagtatatttaccaatgccgctCAGTTGAATCATTCTGCCTCCGTCCTAATTTCCTGCAATCTGTCTTTGCACCAATATAAAGTTTCGTAGTtttttccaatagtctccaattataggacatcgtcgcaaaagccaaagcaaaggatcctttaagGCTCAGCAACTTCGGCGATAACTACCAAAGCCATATGTAGATGAAGGTGTTAAGAAGAACCTCCAGTTGATTTCCTCCGAGTTCACTGCTAAATTTGTATAGCTGCATACAGATCACGAGAGGTGTTGCAAGCTTCATTTGAAAAAATGGAGATGAGGTCTTCAGACGTCATTTGGAGTTCGGAGCcaagccgttcagaactgctccgaggagattctgttctggagtcattcagaactccacggTAAGTTTACAGTAATTTCTTTTGAAGCCTCCTGGAAATCCGGGAATGTTTTCTTCCGAAGTCGTTCCGAGAttttgttctggagtcattcagaacgccATGGTAAGTCAATGGGTATTTCTTCTGAAGCTTTTTGGAAATCcgagaaagttttcttccgaaatcgttccgAGATTtttttctggagtcattcagaacgccATGGTAAGTCTATGGTtctttcttctgaagccatttggaaatccaagAAGTTTTCTGCCGAAGACGTTCAGAGATTTTGTTCTatagtcattcagaactccatgctatgtctatggctatttcttctcaAACCATTTGGAGATcctggaaagttttcttccgaagccgtttaggacctGCGAAAAATTCTCTTCTGCTCCCATTTCTAAAGgccctagtaactcatcattatcatcacaataataataataataataataataataataataataataataataataaacaactacgTGACTTGAGTCATAAATTTGAGTCAGAAAGTTCTGAAGACTTTCAACTCTCGGCTCTGCAGTTTGAAGGAAAAGTTGAGACTTGATAGgaagataaagattattattattattattattattattattattattattattattattatcattatcaaataactCGTGCAGCGCACTTGGTGATCGAACTCGGGCAAAGGACAATTGAGGTTTATAGCAAGCCGCATTGAAATAACAGAAAGTTTTGACGGAAttcttttcaggtttgggatttagagcaatccatttccggtacgaattgaAATCAGAACCGTTCGAAACACACACAAAATGCGTCATGGAAAACCACATTTCTCGAGTAATTCTgaagaattccttttaaatattaaTCAGTAATGATGTAATTTGCACATGATATTTTCAATggaattattattcatatatatatatatatatatatatatatatatatatgtgtgtgtgtgtgtgtgtgtgtgtatatatatatccatacatatatatatatatatatatatatatatatatatatatatatatatatatgtgtgtgtgtgtgtgtgtgtgtgtgtgtgtcaccagccgtgactagtccactacagaacaacggCCTCACGAATGTCCTTTCactttgtgtctgtttatggtctttctatgccagtttatgtcCGCAAATGTTctaagttcgtcaacccatcgtcttcttttccttcccatgcttcttttataatctctagggacccaatctgtgactcttaaatgtccatctattatctgtcattctcattatatgcactgcccatgtccatttctttttgttacacgTTCTtttaatattctctactttagttcacCTTCGTATCATGAGGTTTTGCCTTTTTCAATTGATTTTCTAGCAGCTCTGTGTCCACATTTATGACCTGTTGTTGTCACTGCTTAATCACGAACGAAGAATTGGGAGAACTAAAATAAGAATTTGATTAACATTCCGTCTATTCTCTTGTCTTGTATTTTATGAAAAAAGAATGAATGGAATCTGCTTtggtacacaagagagagagagagagagagagagagagagagagagagagagagagagagagagagagagagagagagttacaaggattttggatgtctcaaagactagtcggtgctattatagtatgctatctaccgccgattttgctatctactacccctctctgactatagtatgataaataccatcagtccctaaggatacggtctacttgctaatctgcctctaataaggaggatcattaccgacttgataacctaacctaacctaacctacaaactgcttataattatgcacccatgttgtcctgccaataaatattattagactatcattaaagtccaatgaggataacatactggtggtaagtaatgttTGATAATCCatatcaaacaggaggattaatattgactgtagataacatactttgtggtagataccatactaaagtagaaattcgacggtagatagaatactataatagcaccgactagtctatccgtagagagagagagagagagagagagagagagagagagagagagagagagagagaacaatgggtTGTTGAAGAATTTGCTGGTAGAATTGATTAGAATAAATGAATATACGAGGGAGATTTTTCTAAGCAGTAATTTACATTCAATTAAAAAAGCAAAACAAAGGTAAATATGATTTCAGTCGTCTTACCATATTTGAATAGATGaataaatgtgtgtgagagagagagagagagagagagagagagagagagagagagagagagagagagagagagagagagagttacaaggattttggatgtctcaaagactttatagtccatccTTTACGTTAAGGGCTTCTTATCTGGTCCTGTATAGCagaggaaccctactttctacaggacctccaccgttgttttatgatgttcattcgggagcatttaacatttcacaatgtgtattgttcgcttactgtttgatcatcactgccaaaacactcacaaaataaggTCTTTAGttacctcttgaaagccttaatatcttcaattatttggatgcctcgtgggagcctattgtatagtttTGGGGcagtatatttaaaggctctagaccctacagtaaatatgtatctaggttctgatagtttgaaatcatctgtaactgttctcttgtcaggacgatttgttggttgcacaatatgtagcaattctcttagatattttggacgaccagttctgataaattgatgggttattgtacatattttaaatcaaAATCTGGCTTTAATCGGcggccaatgtagatcaattagtataggagcgatcctttctctaggtgggacaccttttatcagtcttgctcctctgtttattatgtttttgtaattcttttagttttacttttggtagattgtagtagatggagttacagtagtcaattctggtaatcacacagtttatcacaggtttctttacagaacattcatccaggtactttttgaTAAAAGCATTATTTCTTAGATTATAACCAGcagttttttattacattatttatttgggcattgagagacaagttgcagtcaagaaatacacctagatcacgaactttactagatatcggcactgagtcattatttatgtttatttgaatatcacccaagtttttcAGTGTTtatctttcccaccaccataattctcacttaattttagttgtttaaatgtcatgcattctctaacactatcatggattcggtttagagttttcaatagtgtcgtctatatcatttatggagaagtaaaattgtgtgtcatcggCAAATATTTTGAACTTCACATCATGCCTATGTAGTATTTTCGATCGACAGATAGTACAGATGCAGAGTAAAATTGGGCCAAGTCCACTCcctctctgtttaaaggttcatatggtgaATAACAGTTACCTATTTGTATACAGTAATTTCTAACAACCAAGTAGTCTTTCGGGTATTTGAAAGCTTTATCTTCAATACCAGtgaaccatagatcatttagtaccagttcatgcacaactgtatcaaaagcagcactaagatcgattGATATTAAAAtgtcacatttattttcatccatcatttccagcatatttacaacagagcagatggctgtctctgtagagtatagttttctgtaagcagattggttgttaggcaaagcttctattacttctaagtgactgactagttgttcaagaattacgtattcaaacacttttgaaatataggatagatttgaaataggtctatatgacctTAATTCCTGGTAggccagtgcatttttcagaactggtgtgactatagcccttttctcagatttgggaaactttcattcatcaatgcttgcatttactattctcattattatttcggctagactagaaaagtttctgtctccaattacttcagatattggcataggatcgatcgcgcagtttgttttctttgctctcttgataattctggtgatgtcatcttgtgttatgttgttaaatcttatcaattttgtccgtgtgcctggtgtatcattaatctgatgttgagtatttacatatgacctggttatattttcaattttgtattcaaagaatactagaaaatactGTATCCATCAGGTCGCTTCCTTTctcttacatttcccattataacatttaggagatgatataacttatttatgtctgttgctgcttcgaggatctttctcttatagtattcactttgtTTTCCTTTTTAGTAGGTAGTTATACTGACACgaagcagttttgtattctacccaagtaccatattctaacaaatagcccaatCAAGGTTTCTTTCCAATTTTAAAAATTCTATCTATAAATGACAGCAAGGATAAACCTGctctaaataaaagcaaatttcaggaggaaatggagagatgaaatttgtgacctgtgcaaaggaaGTACTACAGGAGATCATGGAACGTAGAGAGAATGAGATACATGAGTGGATATGTCGCATAATTGCAGAAGACGACCGTGAAAAAagtaatggttggaaaagcataataggttgccTCAGctgatttcatcacaaccgaattcagggtaaattgaaataataaaattactcttgAACTTCCATAAGTAAAGAcagttgtttatggtcaaagaTAACAATAAAGTCTTAGAGAAGGCCTTAGACCGTTATATTTGTTATAGTCTATGAATATTGCGGAGCttctattattaatgaaaatagtcgATAGTGTGTGAAACTGCATACTCAATactcataaaaataatttcataatatatcgatattctaaatatctatgtgattttttaatcataaaaccattattaattaaattatattctgaaattaatgtgaattatacttttatagaaataatatatatttattatgcgatttaattatttctatgtggtataactaattgtataagcaattttgtccctgaaatcgaggagataatttgcttctgtgcaagttgaaaggagaaaggagtagaggtaatcccaagtatttcaagtatctatagacaattaaaatacgctaattaaagaataaaataagttAGGTCAAAGCCACAGAGGGGGAAATAAGGAAGAGCgtcacaactagaaagaaagattagaaaatggattAATAAGCGAGTTTGTACAACATTCAGCTAAGCATCAACTGCCTAACGTATTCGTAGgactgagtgttttttttttcccacctcgttcggttgaagaagattcttcaaatgctcatatatcaaagcataaaaacctcgccatgttttccttttaaatgttttcaactcttttggacCAAGGGTTAGGCTACGTCGCgaaaatttcaattttgtttttttacttttttccgtcattattattgtcattatttccaactggcattgtagcttagcaaataataataataataataataataataataataataataataataataataattgaggttgCAGCCGATTAAGTaaagatagaaaagcaaaagcaccacctctagagcctcctcaaccatcacgaGACCAATTATCCTCCTTTATCAAACATAAAACCTTTACTTAACCtacatctatagaccttgataaACGCCTTGGCTTTGCCAATGAGTTACGAaaaatgacccaaattatgaagaGAGAAAGTCACTGTGAAGTGATAGCCGTTTTATTCGTGGCGTCAAAGTCCCGGaaggatgagatgccatttttcatttagtctttgacaaaataatcatatctcctaaagacaaaatattttgatttacatttgctgcatagtaagttttcgttTAGgcgaaggcatctctctctctctctctctctctctctctctctctctctctctctctctctctctctctctctctctctctctcaatgtcataagTATAAAAGAATATACTGATTAAGGATAGTTCTCTTTATCTCTTTCCCCaaataagaaaaaaggcaataatgaagagtaatttttaaaagaaataccattcgaacatccgaggaaagagaaaaAGTCATGGTTTCTACAtcaatgttttaagcgttgcattgtagacctatttcacattacagcttttgcatcaatatgttttaaacgttgcattgtaggcctatctgacattaatgcttctgcatctatatgttttaaacgttgcattgttgACCTATTtcacattacagcttctgcatctacatgttttaagcatTGTATAGAagacctatatgacattacagctgcTGCAT belongs to Palaemon carinicauda isolate YSFRI2023 chromosome 17, ASM3689809v2, whole genome shotgun sequence and includes:
- the LOC137656300 gene encoding protein FAM200A-like, which encodes MDVAVKVINFIRAKAKNHRLFQLLANEMGAQNVGLLFYTKVRWLSRGKSLSRLYELRLETEIFLRENENNLHVHFDNEEFVMMLAYLADIFGRLNEMNQSLQGHDVTVSDVQDKLAGLSARMGVWQARIEAGSTASFPFLDEHLQTQRIELPIGIKDCIIGHLDILSAEFKSYFDDAPLDVPWHRDPFNTEIEPTEDEAEELAELKVSKAMKLAFSNREDLSSFWLSVQDAYPLLSKKASEMHVQFATIYLCESGFSDLATIKMKSRNRLDVGNDVRLALSKTEPDIRGHVTRAQQQVSH